A stretch of DNA from Mucilaginibacter daejeonensis:
ATGATGTGGCCTGGAGCTATACCACCGAGCTGTTCTGCAAGATCAGCGGATTGCTTGACCCAAGGCGTGGACGGGGTTTCTTCAACAGCTTCAATGCTAAATACTTTTTCCTGCGGTTCCCGCTCGATCACATCTTTTGCTCAACTGATTTTTCGCTTACCTCGATCAGGCGTATGCCGCATTGCGGATCCGATCACTTCCCTATGTGCGTTAACCTGCGTTATACACCAGCCGCGGTGAATCGTAATGAGGAACTGGAAGTAACGGCCGAGGATCAGGAACTAGCCCGCGAAAAGATCAACGCTGATACTGATACCGAATAGAGCTGGACAGGTAAGCAGCTTTCGTAATTGTTTATAACTGCTGATCAGGATGTTGAAAATTAACATCCATCCAACGTCAACTTTAAATGGGTAGGCTTGTTTTGTACCATATTCAATCCTATTAGATACTAAAGTAACGAGAACATGGGCAAACCAGTTACCAGCAACCCAACCGACCTGCAAAAATTCATTGACAAGTTCGAGCCTGAAAAATTTAAGATGATGGCCGACGGTATCGAGATCAGGGGGATCAGCAACATACACCGCACCATCAACGAGGCAAAACTCCTGATCGACCGGCTGAAACTGAACCTCACCATTGTGCACCGGGCCGAAATGATGTCGTGCCGGGCCTTTGAGGTCACCACCGCACCTGCCGCTTAATACAAACACAATGAGGCCTTATCCTGAACGGATAAGGCCTTTGTCGTTCAAATGGACCTGCGTTAGCGGCATATTTCCGTTGCCCCGTTCATTTCTTAATGTACATTATGTGCAGGCCTTAGCTGCGGCCATACATTTGTATCAACAAACTTAAACATACCATGAGCGAACTTACCTTAACAGACGGCACCAAGATCTACTATAAAGACTGGGGCACCGGACAACCGATCGTTTTTCATCACGGCTGGCCATTATCAAGTGATGACTGGGACCTGCAAATGATGTTCTTTTTACAGCAAGGCTACCGCGTGATCGCGCATGATCGCCGGGGGCATGGCCGGTCGGCCCAGGTAGCTACCGGGCACGACATGGATACTTACGCGGCCGACGTGGCCGAGTTAGTGGCACACCTTGATCTGAAAGACGCTATACACGTAGGCCACTCTACTGGTGGCGGCGAGGTGATCCGTTATGTGGCCAAGCATGGAAAAGGCCGCGTGGCCAAAGCGGTACTGATCAGCGCCGTGACACCGATCATGGTGCAGAACGAGAATAATCCTGATGGTGTGCCGATAGCCGTATTTGACGAGATACGTGAGAATACCGGCAAGAACCGGGCACAATACTTTAAAGATTTTCCACTTCCGTTCTTTGGTTACAACCGCGAGGGTGCCAAGGTATCACAAGGCATCATGGATAACTGGTGGCGCCAGGGCATGATGGGCAGCATTAAAGCGCATTACGATTGTGTGAAGGTGTTCTCGGAGACCGACTTTACCGAAGACCTGAAAAGCGTGGATGTGCCAGTGCTGATCATGCACGGCGAGGACGACCAGATCGTGCCTTACACCGTTACCGCTTTAAAGGCCGCCAAATTGGTGAAGAATGGCAAGCTGATCACCTACCCGGGCTTTCCGCATGGAATGCCAACCACCGAGGCCGATACCATTAACAAGGATCTGCTGGAGTTCATCAGGTCATAACCGACTTATATATTCATTGCAAAGAGCCGCTGCCTTATTAGGTACCGGCTCTTTTTTATTGAGGGAAAGACAGCCCGTGAAGACATTGATCGATCCTTCATTGCCGAATGTTTTGGTACATTAGGGGCAACAGATCTTCATATGACCCCTAACTTATTTCGCTTGTATTTCTTTTGCTGTATAACGATGGCAATTAACGTATCAGTGTTCGCACAAAAGAATGATCTTTATGTTGAACCTAAGCTCGCTAACGATAAAGGCATAAATCCATACAATTACGACAATAAGATCTATGTGGACGGTAAGACCTACGTGTACGAATATTACATCGTTAAAGGCAAAGACACTCTTAAATATGCGATCGCGAACGGTACCGATGGGGCCAGGTCATGGCGTTATGTACCCAAAACGCAAAGGGACAGTAATACCGTTGAATATTTGGGCATCAAGACATTGGGTAAAGTAGGGCCTATTATGATGGAGAACGCCAATTACAAGCAAACAGAGTTGTTCCTGTTTCATTATAATGCTGATCTTAAACCTTTGGAGACCGAGCTAACGGGCGTGATCGAGAACAAGGAGAACATCTGGCTGCATCCTTTCCGCTTTCATGCGCTCGAGATCCTGCAGTTATCTCCCTTTCCCTACGTCAAGCTGCCGCTTACAACAGGCCAGACTTACGACTGGAATTTAGACATCGGCGAAAAGTGGCCGGAGTTCAAAGCCTTTGACTGGAAGGGTAAGCTCACCCTTAATTGTAGATATACGGTGCAAGGCAAGGAAACACTCACCTTACCCATTGGAAGGGTTCAAGCTGCCAAAGTTGAAGGCGTTGCTGATACCGCGAGCGGCCGCAGTTCTTTGGTCTCTTACTTTAACGATAAGTACGGTTTTGTAAAACTGATATACCACAATTTAGATGGGTCAACCATCATCATGACGCTTAAGCAGGTCAAATAACTTTTATCAGAGCTTTCTCACACTACCGCAAGGCTCTTCCTTGGGTTGTTAGTAGAATAGACCTGCCTTCCGACCAAGATCGGGACGCTTGTGGTAGCGTACACATTTAGATCACCAACCCCAAACTTAGGGCCGGTATCGTCATCGCACCTCGTTCTCCCAAGACTTATCAAACATCATCCATAACTCACATCCGGCCGGCTTTGTCAGCATTATCACATCATTAGTAGTTTCGTTTCCAAACATTTTGTTGATGGTGTAGCTTCGTGTAAATAATACAACATTAACCCTACACTACTATGGATCTTCAACTAAAAAACAAGACCGCTTTGGTGAGCGGTTCTACCGCAGGCATCGGTTATGCCATTGCCAAACTACTGGCTGCCGAAGGGGTTACCGTTTGGGTGAACGGCCGTACCGCCGAGCGCGTGAACGCTGCTGTAGACCAGATCAAACAAGAGACCGATAATGCCAATGTAAGCGGCATAGTGGCCGACCTAAGCAAAGCCGATGATGTTGCCGCATTGGTAAAGCATGTACCACAGGTAGATATACTGATCAATAACGTGGCCATATTTGAGGCCAAAGCGTTTGCCGATATTCCTGACGAGGACTGGTTCAAATTTTTTGATGTGAACGTGATGAGCGGCATCCGTTTAAGCCGCGCTTACTTTGATGGCATGCTACAGCGCAATTGGGGCCGTATCATTTTCATCTCCAGCGAGTCGGCGTTGCAGATACCTGAAGAAATGATCCACTATGGCGTGACCAAGACCGCACAGATCGGTGTGGCCCGTGGACTAGCCGAACTGACGCGCGGCACCGCCGTTACGGTGAACACCGTGCTGCCTGGCCCTACCTTATCTGAAGGGGTGGGTGGTTTTGTGAAGCAACTGGCTACCGACCAGAACAAGACCGAAGACGAGGTTAAGACCGATTTCTTCAAGACCATGCGGCCTACCTCCATCATTCAGCGCTTTTTAAGTACCGATGAAGTGGCCAACACGGTGGTATACCTGTCAAGCCCGCTGGCATCGGCCACTAACGGCGCATCCATCAGGGTAGAAGGTGGCTTATTAAAGACCGCCGTTTAACATTTTCCTATACCTACATTTTTAAATACTATGGAATACAGACAACTGGGTGCATCGGGTTTGCATGTACCTGTATTGAGTTTTGGTACCGCGACATTTGGCGGTGGCAACGAATTTTTTAAGGCCTGGGGCAGTACCCAGGTAGATGAAGCTAAACGTTTAGTTAACCTGTGCTTAGATGCCGGCGTGAACTTCTTTGATACCGCCAATGTTTACTCGCACGGTACATCTGAAGAGATATTGGGCCAGGCGCTGGAAGGTTTGCGTAACCAGGTGCTGATATCCACCAAGGCTACCTTCCCTATGGGTAGCGGCCCTAACGACTCTGGTTCTTCGCGCATACACTTGATCCAGCAGGCCGAGAATAGCCTACGCCGTTTAAAGACCGACCATATCGACGTTTATCACCTGCATGGTTTTGATGGCAACACACCCATTGAGGAAACGCTTAAGGCCCTTGATGATCTGATCACCGCAGGTAAGGTGCGCTACATCGCTTGCTCTAATTTTTCGGGCTGGCACTTGATGAAGTCGCTGTCCATCTCTGAGCGTTACGGCTGGGCGCGTTATGTGGCGCACCAGGCATATTACTCACTGCTCGACCGCGAATTTGAGTGGGAACTGATGCCACTTGGTATCGATCAAAAGGTGAGCACCATTGTATGGAGTCCACTGTCATCAGGCCGTTTGGGCGGTAGGTTCCGCCGTGGCACACCGGTACCGGCCGATAACCGGATCAGCCAGGGTGGATCGCACGGTCCAGCTACCAACTTTGAGCTGTTGTACAAGATCGTTGATGCTTTGGATGAGGTGGCCGAGGAGACCGGTAAGAGCGTTCCGCAGATCGCCTTGAACTGGTTACTGCAACGCCCAACCGTTGCCAACATCATTATCGGTGCGCGCGATGAGGCTCAACTGAAACAGAACCTTGACGCCGTGGGCTGGAACCTGACCACCGACCAGGTAAAAAAACTGGACGCCGCCAGCGACCGCGATGTGATCTATCCGTATTGGCATCAGCGCCAAAATACCAAACTGAATCCGCTGCCTAAGTTCTATTAAGCAGCTATCGCCTGCCGGCAGCCCAAAGCACAGCATTTAAAAAGAGCTGCCGGTAGGCTTTATTATTCAGTAAAGCGGGCGAGTGCCCCATGAAGATATAGACGTTACGGGCCGAATAATGCGGATTGGTCCATACCACCGGGTGATCACCCATGGTGATCTTTGATGCAGGGCGGTAACTGTCTTCATTCACCGTGGCCAGCACGTGCACATTGGGCCTCGGGCTTTTATCGTAGGTGTACCATTCCTCTTTAGCGATATTGAATGGTGATGGCAACCCCTTCATCACCGGGTGCTGTTGGTCCTCAACCTTCACTTGTCCATCGGCAAAGTCAGCAATGTAGCTTTTAAATTTGATGCCCCCCATAAAGGTGGAGAACCAGTTCCACATTGGGTAACCATCAAAATCGCCAAGAAGTGTAGCATGATGAAAGCCTACCCAGCCACCTTTACCTTCATCGATATACTTTTCAAATGCCGCGGCCGCAGCCGGCTTCCATCTATAAGGCGGATAGTCCAATTGAATGATCAGTTGATAGCCGTTCAAAAAAGCGTCGTTGATCTTGTCGGTATTTTGCACCTCATCCAGCACAAAGTTGTGCACGTGGGCCTGTTCGTGGAGCCATTTCAAAGCAGCCTTCGAAAATTGGAGATGGTGTCCGCCATTTTCGTATAGTACAAGTGCCTTAAAAGCCTTTTTGCTTTGCGCGCTAGCTACCAAGGCTATGCAGCTTACCCATACCAAAAGTATAAGCCGTTTCATTTGCTCAAGACCTTGTTCAAGAAGCCGGTGATGTAGTTCACTGTGGGGGTGAACCATGGCTCAAAAAGGCAGAAAGTATGTGGAGCCCCTTCAAAGGTGTGTACCTCACTGTAGATGTGGTTACGGTCGAGGATGTTGATATAGTCCTGACGCCCGGCGTGCATACGGTTAACACCGCTGTTGATGAATAGGGTTGGAGGTGTATCGGCGTCAACATAGGTCAGTGCCGAAGCTTGCTTCCAAAGGTCTGGGCGCTCGTCCTTGCTATACCCGAACCAGTAAGTACCCGATGAGGTCGACCGGCTATCATCGCCTTCGCCAGAGTCAGAATGGATGAAGGCCAGGATGCCATCGATATCCACAATAGCCTGCACGTTGGTAGTATGGCGTGCTAAAGCCGGGTCGGCGCCAATGTCGAACACCTTATTATGACCGGTGGAACCCAGCAATGCGGCCAACTGTCCGCCTGCCGAAAATCCGGCCACGGCCATGCGGGTAGTGTCTACTTTGTATTTAGGGGCGTTGGCTTTGATCCAGCGCAAGGCGTTCTTAAGGTCCCACACGGCGGCAGGGTATAAAGCCTGGGTCGATAAACGGTAAGCCGGGGTAAAGCAAACATAGCCGCTGGCCGCCAGCCTTGCGGCCAATGCATGATGCTGCGAAGGGCTACCGCTGCGCCAGCCACCGCCATGCACCATCATGATCGCCGGGAGCGCTTTGCCCACCTTGGTGGGTGTAAAGATATCGACCTTTAATGGCTGACCATCGGCCATCACATAAGTAACGTTCCTGATCGCTTTAACACCTGCAGGCAGGCTATCGGGCACCATGCGGGCATCCTTGAACTGCTTGGGCAGCTTCACATAAGCACTGAAGTTGGTAAAGCTGGTATCGGGCTTTTTGGTGATACCGCTGGTGCGTTGCGCATAGGTGTTTACGGCAAAACCCAGGGCCATAAAGGTCAGGATGTATCTGTGCATGCCTAAAGTTAGCTATTCCGGGCGATCAACTGTAGGGCAGTGGTGTTATTTATCGTCGTCGTCGAAAGGGTCGCCATCGGTGGTGATGCCGGGCTGGCTGCTTTGACCGTTGCGCGTGCGCGAGTTGTTGCGGTTAGGACTGGTGAACAGGTTACGGAAGAACTCCCTGAACGAATCAAAATCGCGCTGATACACCACACCCAAACCATTCACATACTGTGGCCGATAATTACCGAAGGTGGTAAGCGTGGTACTGTTGAGCGTACGGTACGAGTAACGCAAACGCAGCTGACCATCCTGACGGATCAGGTACTCGGCGTTAAAATCCTTGGTATAACTGCCCGAATCGGTATTGAATAGGTTGGACGAGTTGCTGCGGAACAGGTCATTGGTACCATTAGGGTTGTAGATACTACCGTTAAGCACCACGCGATCTTTAAATAAACGTACGGCCACGCTGGCATCGCTCGGGCTCCGGATGTTAAGGTCCAAACTTTTAAAGTTGGTGGACTGCGCTATGTAACTGTTCAGTTTATTAAAGAAGAACTCGCTCACCGCCGTGCTGGCCGTGGCCATTACCTGTCGGTTGATATTAGAGCCCGTACCCGGCGCGAACTGACGACGTACGATCAAGCTTAAGGCTTGCTGGTTACGGTTGTTCACATCACTTAGGTAGGTGGTCAACTCATCTTTGATCGATGGGTTAAGTGGGAAGTTAAAGTCGAAGCTGATCACCGGCTGGGTAAGGGTATGGGTAAGGTTCAGTTGAGCTTGTACCAACTCCTGCCGTGGCTGTGCCGATTGGAAACCCGCCGCCGCATACAGGTCACTGATGTTGGCCCGAAGCTCATAAGTGGCCTTTAAGTTGATCTCGGCATTGGCCGGGTTACCCGTCCAGCGAATGGTACCGCCCTGGTTCACCTGGAAGTTCTTGCTGATGAAATCCTTGGCGGTGAACTCGAACTTACCCGACGAGATCAGGAAGTCACCCTTCATGTCGAAGTCACCTAAGCTGTTGATGGCCAGCTTAAGACCGTTGGCCGTACCGCGGCCTTCC
This window harbors:
- a CDS encoding alpha/beta fold hydrolase yields the protein MSELTLTDGTKIYYKDWGTGQPIVFHHGWPLSSDDWDLQMMFFLQQGYRVIAHDRRGHGRSAQVATGHDMDTYAADVAELVAHLDLKDAIHVGHSTGGGEVIRYVAKHGKGRVAKAVLISAVTPIMVQNENNPDGVPIAVFDEIRENTGKNRAQYFKDFPLPFFGYNREGAKVSQGIMDNWWRQGMMGSIKAHYDCVKVFSETDFTEDLKSVDVPVLIMHGEDDQIVPYTVTALKAAKLVKNGKLITYPGFPHGMPTTEADTINKDLLEFIRS
- a CDS encoding aldo/keto reductase; the encoded protein is MEYRQLGASGLHVPVLSFGTATFGGGNEFFKAWGSTQVDEAKRLVNLCLDAGVNFFDTANVYSHGTSEEILGQALEGLRNQVLISTKATFPMGSGPNDSGSSRIHLIQQAENSLRRLKTDHIDVYHLHGFDGNTPIEETLKALDDLITAGKVRYIACSNFSGWHLMKSLSISERYGWARYVAHQAYYSLLDREFEWELMPLGIDQKVSTIVWSPLSSGRLGGRFRRGTPVPADNRISQGGSHGPATNFELLYKIVDALDEVAEETGKSVPQIALNWLLQRPTVANIIIGARDEAQLKQNLDAVGWNLTTDQVKKLDAASDRDVIYPYWHQRQNTKLNPLPKFY
- a CDS encoding alpha/beta hydrolase, with the protein product MHRYILTFMALGFAVNTYAQRTSGITKKPDTSFTNFSAYVKLPKQFKDARMVPDSLPAGVKAIRNVTYVMADGQPLKVDIFTPTKVGKALPAIMMVHGGGWRSGSPSQHHALAARLAASGYVCFTPAYRLSTQALYPAAVWDLKNALRWIKANAPKYKVDTTRMAVAGFSAGGQLAALLGSTGHNKVFDIGADPALARHTTNVQAIVDIDGILAFIHSDSGEGDDSRSTSSGTYWFGYSKDERPDLWKQASALTYVDADTPPTLFINSGVNRMHAGRQDYINILDRNHIYSEVHTFEGAPHTFCLFEPWFTPTVNYITGFLNKVLSK
- a CDS encoding ThuA domain-containing protein; this translates as MKRLILLVWVSCIALVASAQSKKAFKALVLYENGGHHLQFSKAALKWLHEQAHVHNFVLDEVQNTDKINDAFLNGYQLIIQLDYPPYRWKPAAAAAFEKYIDEGKGGWVGFHHATLLGDFDGYPMWNWFSTFMGGIKFKSYIADFADGQVKVEDQQHPVMKGLPSPFNIAKEEWYTYDKSPRPNVHVLATVNEDSYRPASKITMGDHPVVWTNPHYSARNVYIFMGHSPALLNNKAYRQLFLNAVLWAAGRR
- a CDS encoding SDR family NAD(P)-dependent oxidoreductase; the protein is MDLQLKNKTALVSGSTAGIGYAIAKLLAAEGVTVWVNGRTAERVNAAVDQIKQETDNANVSGIVADLSKADDVAALVKHVPQVDILINNVAIFEAKAFADIPDEDWFKFFDVNVMSGIRLSRAYFDGMLQRNWGRIIFISSESALQIPEEMIHYGVTKTAQIGVARGLAELTRGTAVTVNTVLPGPTLSEGVGGFVKQLATDQNKTEDEVKTDFFKTMRPTSIIQRFLSTDEVANTVVYLSSPLASATNGASIRVEGGLLKTAV